Proteins found in one Eretmochelys imbricata isolate rEreImb1 chromosome 9, rEreImb1.hap1, whole genome shotgun sequence genomic segment:
- the SSR3 gene encoding translocon-associated protein subunit gamma — protein sequence MAPKGGSGARQQSEEDLLLQDFSRNLSAKSSALFFGNAFIVSAIPIWLYWRIWHMDLVQSAVLYSVMTLVSTYLVAFAYKNVKFVLKHKVAQKREDAVSKEVTRKLSEADNRKMSRKEKDERILWKKNEVADYEATTFSIFYNNTLFLVLVIIASFFLLKNFNPTVNYILSISASSGLIALLSTGSK from the exons ATGGCTCCGAAAGGCGGTAGCGGGGCCCGGCAGCAGTCGGAGGAGGACCTGCTCCTGCAGGACTTCAGCCGCAACCTCTCGGCCAAGTCCTCGGCGCTCTTCTTCGGCAACGCCTTCATCGTGTCCGCCATCCCCATCT GGCTGTACTGGCGGATATGGCACATGGATCTTGTTCAGTCTGCAGTCCTGTACAGTGTAATGACCCTTGTCAGTACATATCTGGTAGCCTTCGCATACAAGAATGTCAAGTTTGTTCTCAAACACAA AGTAGCCCAAAAGAGAGAAGATGCTGTTTCCAAAGAAGTTACTCGCAAACTTTCTGAGGCAGACAATAGGAAGATGTCTCGCAAAGAGAAGGATGAGAG AATTCTGTGGAAGAAAAACGAAGTTGCGGATTACGAAGCAACAACATTTTCTATCTTCTACAACAACACCCTCTTTCTCGTCTTGGTCATCATTGCTTCATTCTTTCTGTTGAAGAATTTCAACCCCACTGT AAACTACATTCTGTCTATAAGTGCTTCATCTGGACTGATTGCCCTGCTATCTACAGGCTCCAAATAG